Proteins encoded within one genomic window of Anopheles gambiae chromosome 3, idAnoGambNW_F1_1, whole genome shotgun sequence:
- the LOC1271381 gene encoding serine protease inhibitor Kazal-type 1-like encodes MRVLSCITVLLVALVAVLVLPGSTTAFRRNYNGVCACPKIYRPICGSDLITYANSCILRCKVDSSYGKSVQLRILRDGECERKAPIQIPEEILD; translated from the coding sequence ATGCGTGTGCTGAGCTGCATCACTGTGCTGTTGGTGGCACTGGTGGCCGTGCTGGTTCTACCGGGCAGTACCACTGCCTTCAGAAGGAACTATAACGGGGTGTGTGCCTGTCCCAAGATTTACCGGCCTATTTGTGGAAGTGATCTGATCACCTACGCCAATAGCTGCATACTGCGGTGCAAGGTGGACAGTTCCTACGGCAAATCGGTTCAGCTGCGGATACTTCGCGACGGAGAGTGTGAGCGCAAGGCACCGATTCAGATTCCCGAGGAGATCCTGGATTAA
- the LOC1271380 gene encoding EF-hand domain-containing protein D2 homolog, whose protein sequence is MSADAELSSILNRRQQINEALDNGQAIKPTFKVVNIYTEFHEFSRKEIKDYQATFSKYDVGNDGYLDLAELKIMMEKLGAPQTHLGLKGMIAEVDEDKDGKISFREFLLIYRKARAGELVSDSGLGQLARLTEINVDEVGVGGAKSFFEAKIEQQLRTNKFHDEIRQEQEERRRMEEERVLRRQQFQQRAAVFQ, encoded by the exons atgtcagcCGATGCGGAACTATCCTCCATCCTGAACCGTCGCCAGCAGATCAACGAAGCGCTGGACAATGGGCAGGCGATAAAGCCCACGTTCAAAGTGGTCAACATCTACACCGAGTTCCACGAGTTCTCGCGGAAGGAAATCAAGGACTACCAAGCCACCTTCAGCAA GTACGACGTCGGCAACGATGGCTATCTCGATCTGGCCGAGCTGAAGATCATGATGGAAAAGCTGGGCGCCCCGCAGACCCACCTCGGGCTGAAGGGCATGATCGCGGAGGTGGACGAGGACAAGGATGGCAAGATATCGTTCCGCGAGTTTCTGCTCATCTACCG CAAAGCACGCGCCGGTGAGCTCGTGTCCGACTCGGGGCTTGGTCAGCTCGCCCGCCTCACCGAGATCAACGTGGACGAGGTGGGCGTCGGGGGGGCGAAGAGCTTCTTCGAGGCAAagatcgagcagcagctgcgcACCAACAAGTTCCACGACGAGATCCGGCAGGAGCAGGAAGAGCGGCGCCGCATGGAGGAGGAACGCGTCCTGCGGCGGCAGCAGTTCCAGCAGCGGGCGGCCGTATTCCAGTAA
- the LOC1271378 gene encoding uncharacterized protein LOC1271378 → MPASCVIPDCDLKYTHSDDVSFHKFPLKSPELLKQWIQFTGRDESWHPTKWSALCSRHFVASDFKGCAARKILLPTAVPSVRNAVAAKAQPNNLSLPVISYETVCPEEERSHNRHFEHYLPVELDYAPFGGTLCPLVASEQVDEFGPAEADGDVQLIEITCRICGVVFSRAVDSLLSDLVQAEEAVRKYLPFVNLDLPNLPRKICLHCSKRVQGFSKFSENVLRAQSDLEHRFAQELHGGAFAVPDGFSAGARTKQEIVSAKPMIIKQEPIASINIKEEKIEYAMNSARQKDPERPPVQESSEPGPPPVMANNPTFTSEPNRIYLFNNVGQDGTNGPALSSINPTKNQARESSKNCEILEILNLYPPIVDITSATVTEVQPYEITLPSVTTATATAGEFSSFSTAASSSSSSAQFVSSLKVENTTELEPEQDDYYLPERLVFINTLEEHSYTKLPIQADDNKDEIFHDMTIGGVSGQWFEATQDTVTAQKSESKARTKSIPRWTCPMCERRFTRQRRMLSHRAWECTERTKLTVDCRFCRRKFPSWARARSHVCVCAKRVAKHRQYRWRAMLEREKCRQTGKERPGERGEIVLTKYPCSLCDRSYTNASNLRRHFTTHRPPDQWNHKCGVCFKIFDKLFDLKRHLQLAGCAGGLPVIPAGSTTVVCAEPEELTMLTEPPTTGPTDMPTEPTISAATVTRPIDRLLYVCSTCSKMFQSYNSLKVHEPIHTGTKAYICETCGKRFSGPSNLWQHRLTHSEERQYRCKQCPKVFKRKGGLSQHVRAIHMKIKPYHCPTCGHEYALKADMARCRHSRLNDPAVAVVSATG, encoded by the exons ATGCCTGCGTCGTGCGTTATCCCCGATTGCGACCTAAAATATACTCACAGCGACGATGTGTCCTTCCACAA ATTTCCACTCAAATCTCCCGAACTGCTGAAACAGTGGATCCAATTCACCGGCCGGGACGAGAGCTGGCATCCAACGAAATGGAGCGCCCTCTGCAGCAGACACTTTGTGGCAAGCGATTTCAAGGGATGTGCTGCTCGCAAAATACTTCTCCCAACAGCTGTCCCTTCCGTGCGCAATGCCGTCGCCGCAAAAGCTCAACCGAACAACCTCTCCCTGCCTGTGATATCGTACGAAACGGTCTGTCCGGAGGAGGAACGCTCGCACAACCGCCACTTCGAGCACTATCTTCCGGTCGAGCTCGATTACGCCCCGTTCGGTGGGACGCTCTGCCCGCTGGTTGCGTCGGAACAGGTTGACGAGTTCGGTCCGGCCGAGGCGGACGGTGACGTCCAGCTGATCGAGATTACCTGCCGGATCTGTGGCGTTGTGTTTAGCCGTGCCGTCGACAGTCTGCTGAGCGATCTGGTGCAGGCGGAAGAAGCGGTACGGAAGTATCTGCCGTTCGTGAACCTGGACCTACCCAACCTGCCGCGCAAGATCTGTCTGCACTGTTCCAAGCGGGTGCAAGGGTTTTCCAAGTTCAGCGAAAATGTACTCCGGGCACAGTCCGACCTGGAGCATCGCTTCGCCCAGGAACTGCACGGCGGGGCGTTTGCAGTGCCGGATGGGTTTTCTGCGGGTGCTCGAACCAAGCAGGAAATTGTGTCGGCAAAACCGATGATCATTAAGCAGGAACCTATTGCGAGTATAAACataaaggaggaaaaaatcgAGTACGCAATGAACAGCGCACGGCAGAAAGATCCGGAGCGACCTCCGGTGCAGGAATCAAGCGAACCAGGACCTCCACCGGTAATGGCAAACAATCCGACATTTACCAGCGAACCGAACCGGATTTATCTGTTCAACAATGTGGGACAGGATGGTACGAACGGTCCAGCACTTTCCAGCATCAATCCGACCAAGAACCAAGCGCGCGAGTCTTCCAAAAACTGTGAAATTCTCGAAATCCTTAACCTCTACCCGCCAATAGTGGACATAACGAGCGCAACGGTGACAGAAGTGCAACCGTACGAAATCACACTACCCTCGGTTACCACGGCAACGGCAACAGCGGGAGAGTTTTCATCCTTTTCTACCGCAGCCAGCTCATCCAGCTCGTCCGCACAGTTCGTTAGCAGCTTGAAGGTGGAAAACACGACCGAACTGGAACCGGAACAGGACGACTATTACCTGCCCGAGCGGCTGGTCTTCATCAACACGCTGGAGGAGCACAGCTACACCAAGCTGCCGATACAGGCGGATGATAATAAGGATGAAATTTTCCACGATATGACGATTGGCGGCGTCAGTGGTCAGTGGTTCGAAGCGACGCAGGACACGGTAACGGCACAGAAAAGTGAATCAAAAGCAAGAACGAAGAGCATACCCCGCTGGACGTGTCCGATGTGTGAGAGGAGGTTCACTCGCCAGCGACGAATGCTGTCCCATCGGGCGTGGGAATGCACTGAACGCACCAAACTCACCGTGGATTGTCGCTTTTGCAGGCGGAAGTTCCCTTCATGGGCACGGGCTCGCtcacatgtatgtgtgtgtgctaaacGGGTGGCCAAACACCGACAGTACCGCTGGCGAGCAATGCTGGAGCGAGAAAAGTGTCGACAGACGGGTAAGGAGCGCCCTGGCGAACGAGGCGAAATCGTCCTCACCAAGTACCCCTGCTCGCTGTGCGATCGTTCGTACACGAATGCGTCCAACTTGCGGCGACATTTCACCACCCACCGGCCACCGGACCAGTGGAACCACAAGTGTGGCGTTTGCTTTAAAATCTTCGACAAGCTGTTCGACTTAAAGCGCCATCTCCAACTAGCTGGGTGTGCCGGTGGCCTTCCCGTGATTCCCGCGGGCAGCACGACTGTTGTTTGCGCTGAACCGGAGGAACTCACCATGCTGACCGAACCACCAACCACGGGCCCAACGGACATGCCAACCGAACCAACGATAAGTGCGGCCACCGTTACGCGGCCCATCGATCGACTGCTGTACGTCTGCTCGACCTGCAGCAAAATGTTCCAATCGTACAACAGCCTCAAGGTGCACGAACCGATCCACACCGGCACGAAGGCGTACATCTGCGAGACGTGCGGGAAGCGGTTCTCCGGCCCGTCGAACCTTTGGCAGCATCGGCTGACCCACTCGGAGGAGCGCCAGTACCGGTGCAAGCAGTGCCCGAAGGTGTTCAAGCGGAAGGGAGGCCTCAGCCAGCACGTGCGTGCCATCCACATGAAGATTAAGCCGTACCACTGTCCGACCTGTGGCCATGAGTATGCACTTAAGGCGGACATGGCACGCTGTAGACACTCCCGGCTGAACGATCCGGCGGTGGCTGTGGTGTCGGCAACGGGTTAG
- the LOC1271377 gene encoding probable cationic amino acid transporter: MANLFECVVSGTGSRWMVGTLILTHLIAYNEAGGPGLMIGMALAALYAALAGTCKSGIKSLQISYIRTTHRVDFFCLFLAKWMDILALFSACAVLVRTLSSCLDAMTGGLARMYILGRNSPANEPWPDVIGVVVIFIVTGMFMLGLENTRIFGLLMTAGVLLVGTLIVIITGLRGNPALFRTEPILPKGVVGLLSGTALSTFTYSNDLLNGNYIKRLLGLVVILLVLLSTELVGACLTMLIKFSSSHDYEAVPILSILELKDFHKLIPAVACLLVLTCSGALLELFPEMYTEIVQLTTSDWRILAKQIGYENRDSGSPTLTIFTGGSLCAMLAFACPLENLTYILAASSVLATLLRSFHFLYLPFRPHYLAQQNESSLGYSRLNTGNRSSSTAGQANTTNGLRTAHSRRSSLWCFKSSNFCSSTKAALAHHVLPGSRGGMSHTLNGGSREEHEREWLLLGEPSSPKGPPHSPPGTVESTVLSDQISDIECIALAKPENMDSEDSSTDIDAIVDEYRQKVTVSTAGYTSDGDTLRLPTANSWYLAIIFIVLIVLGSVITASGLMLWDTIMIIAGVNVVFIPATILLLFPRYDQASSTSATPALMSCVLTVLASFILFSASFAQSWPALLLWFLAGLFLFIRCDTWCCLCLDRPGSGQTTLITSVSTTKTTTIRVPRPPKGAIIQARIAGHS; the protein is encoded by the exons ATGGCGAATCTGTTCGAGTGCGTCGTCAGCGGAACCGGCAGCCGGTGGATGGTGGGCACGCTCATCCTGACACACTTGATCGCGTACAATGAGGCGGGCGGTCCGGGCCTGATGATAGGGATGGCGCTCGCCGCCCTGTACGCCGCCCTGGCCG GCACGTGCAAATCGGGCATCAAATCGCTACAGATCTCGTACATTCGCACCACGCACCGGGTCGACTTCTTCTGCCTGTTTCTGGCGAAGTGGATGGACATATTGGCCCTGTTTTCGGCCTGTGCCGTGCTGGTGCGTACGCTCAGCTCCTGTCTTGACGCCATGACCGGCGGGCTGGCGAGGATGTATATTTTAg GACGTAACTCGCCCGCCAACGAACCCTGGCCGGACGTAATCGGTGTGGTGGTCATCTTTATCGTAACCGGCATGTTTATGCTCGGGCTGGAAAACACCCGAATCTTTGGGCTGCTGATGACGGCGGGCGTGCTGCTCGTCGGCACACTGATTGTCATCATTACGGGGCTGCGCGGCAATCCGGCCCTGTTCCGTACCGAGCCAATACTGCCGAAAGGAGTCGTCGGG CTGCTTTCCGGGACGGCACTGTCAACGTTCACTTACTCGAACGATTTACTAAACGGTAATTACATCAAACGTCTCCTGGGATTGGTCGTTATCCTGCTAGTTTTACTATCGACCGAGCTAGTCGGCGCGTGCTTAACGATGCTGATAAAATTCAG CTCTAGCCACGATTATGAAGCCGTCCCGATACTGTCCATCCTGGAGCTGAAGGACTTTCACAAGCTCATACCGGCCGTTGCCTGTCTGCTCGTGCTCACCTGTTCCGGTGCCCTACTGGAGCTGTTTCCCGAGATGTACACCGAAATCGTCCAGCTAACCACGTCCGATTGGCGCATTCTGGCGAAGCAGATCGGTTACGAAAACCGGGACAGTGGCAGCCCGACCCTAACCATCTTTACTGGGGGTAGTCTGTGCGCGATGCTTGCCTTTGCCTGTCCGCTGGAAAATCTCACCTACATACTGGCCGCAAGCAGTGTGCTGGCGACGCTGCTTCGATCGTTTCACTTTCTTTATCTGCCGTTTCGTCCGCACTATCTCGCGCAGCAAA aTGAGTCCAGCCTTGGCTACAGTCGGTTGAACACGGGCAATCGATCTTCCTCCACTGCCGGACAggcaaacaccaccaacggGCTACGAACTGCACACAGTCGTCGCTCCAGTCTGTGGTGCTTTAAGTCGTCCAACTTTTGTTCCTCAACGAAAGCCGCCCTGGCACATCACGTCCTGCCCGGCAGTCGGGGCGGTATGTCACACACGCTGAACGGTGGCAGTCGGGAGGAGCACGAACGAGAGTGGTTGCTGCTGGGTGAACCATCCTCACCGAAGGGCCCACCACACAGCCCACCCGGGACGGTGGAGTCAACGGTGCTGTCCGATCAGATCTCCGACATTGAGTGTATTGCACTGGCTAAGCCGGAAAATATGGATAGTGAGGACAGCTCGACGGACATTGATGCGATTGTGGATGAGTACCGGCAGAAGGTGACCGTTTCGACGGCGGGGTACACGTCCGATGGGGACACGTTGCGGTTGCCGACCGCGAACAGCTGGTACCTGGCGATCATCTTCATTGTGCTGATCGTACTGGGGAGTGTGATAACCGCGTCCGGGTTGATGCTGTGGGATACAATTATGATCATTGCTGGAGTTAATG tGGTTTTCATTCCAGCAACAATTCTGCTGCTCTTCCCGCGGTATGATCAGGCAAGCTCCACATCGGCAACGCCGGCCCTGATGAGCTGCGTGCTAACTGTGCTCGCATCGTTCATCCTGTTCTCGGCCTCCTTTGCACAGTCGTGGCCAGCGTTGTTGCTATGGTTTCTGGCAG GACTGTTTCTCTTCATCCGCTGCGACACCTGGTGCTGTCTCTGCTTGGACCGACCGGGCAGCGGCCAAACGACACTCATCACGAGCGTATCCACCACCAAGACGACCACCATTCGCGTACCCCGCCCACCGAAGGGTGCCATCATTCAGGCGCGCATTGCCGGGCACAGCTGA